Proteins encoded by one window of Phenylobacterium soli:
- a CDS encoding NADP-dependent isocitrate dehydrogenase yields the protein MAKIKVANPVVDLDGDEMTRIIWKLIKDKLIFPFLDLQTEYYDLGMEHRDATDDKVTVEAAEAIKKYGVGIKCATITPDEARVKEFDLKEMWKSPNGTIRNILGGVVFREPIICKNVPRLIPGWTQPIIIGRHAFGDQYRATDFKVPGPGKLTIKWEGADGQTIERDVFDYKGSGVAMAMYNVDESIRDFARASFAYALNRGYPLYLSTKNTILKAYDGRFKDIFAEIYEAEYAEKYKEAGIVYEHRLIDDMVASALKWSGGFVWACKNYDGDVQSDQVAQGFGSLGLMTSVLMTPDGKVMEAEAAHGTVTRHFRQHQRGESTSTNSIASIFAWTRGLEHRAKLDGNAELDRFAKTLEQVCVSTVESGSMTKDLALLVGDTQGWLTTEGFIDKVAVNLEKALASA from the coding sequence ATGGCCAAGATCAAAGTCGCCAACCCCGTCGTGGATCTCGACGGGGACGAGATGACCCGGATCATCTGGAAGCTCATCAAGGACAAGCTGATCTTCCCGTTCCTTGATCTCCAGACGGAATACTACGATCTGGGCATGGAGCACCGCGACGCCACCGACGACAAGGTGACGGTCGAGGCCGCCGAGGCGATCAAGAAGTACGGCGTCGGCATCAAGTGCGCCACCATCACCCCCGACGAGGCGCGGGTGAAGGAGTTCGATCTGAAGGAGATGTGGAAGTCCCCGAACGGGACGATCCGCAACATCCTCGGCGGCGTGGTCTTCCGCGAGCCGATCATCTGCAAGAACGTGCCGCGCCTGATCCCCGGCTGGACCCAGCCGATCATCATCGGCCGCCATGCCTTCGGCGACCAGTACCGCGCCACCGACTTCAAGGTCCCCGGCCCCGGCAAGCTGACCATCAAGTGGGAAGGCGCCGACGGCCAGACGATCGAGCGCGATGTGTTCGACTACAAGGGCTCTGGCGTCGCCATGGCCATGTACAACGTCGACGAGTCGATCCGCGACTTCGCCCGCGCCAGCTTCGCCTACGCGCTGAACCGCGGCTATCCGCTGTACCTGTCGACCAAGAACACCATCCTCAAGGCCTATGACGGCCGCTTCAAGGACATCTTCGCCGAGATCTACGAGGCCGAGTACGCCGAGAAGTACAAGGAAGCCGGCATCGTCTACGAGCACCGCCTGATCGACGACATGGTCGCCTCGGCCCTGAAGTGGTCCGGCGGCTTCGTCTGGGCGTGTAAGAACTACGACGGCGACGTGCAGTCCGACCAGGTGGCTCAGGGCTTCGGCTCGCTCGGCCTGATGACCTCGGTGCTGATGACGCCGGACGGCAAGGTCATGGAGGCGGAGGCCGCCCACGGCACCGTCACCCGCCACTTCCGCCAGCACCAGCGCGGCGAGTCGACCTCGACCAACTCGATCGCCTCGATCTTCGCCTGGACCCGGGGCCTGGAGCACCGCGCCAAGCTCGACGGCAACGCCGAGCTCGACCGCTTCGCCAAAACCCTGGAGCAGGTCTGCGTCTCCACCGTCGAGAGCGGCTCGATGACCAAGGACCTGGCGCTGCTCGTCGGCGACACCCAGGGCTGGCTGACCACCGAGGGCTTCATCGACAAGGTCGCGGTGAACCTCGAGAAGGCCCTGGCCTCGGCCTAA
- a CDS encoding RNA methyltransferase: protein MSDASSKVSPQASPKAPAIILVASQMPENIGAAARVMANFGLSDLRLVNPQRGWPQERAWASASGADWPLNAARVFDSVADAIADLKLVYATTARPRELRLPVHTPREAAAHLSQASREGQGVGLVFGGERAGLETSDIALCQAVVTVPIDPLFRSLNLAQAVAINAYEWRLTVLDAPPANFREGDPPADRAAMMGLFEHLERELETAGFFHPPEKTPAMIHNLRSALSRAHFTDQEVRTLRGVVTALSRGRGKVLEKLARKAGKEGE, encoded by the coding sequence ATGTCAGACGCGTCTTCCAAGGTTTCGCCCCAAGCTTCCCCAAAGGCTCCGGCCATCATCCTCGTGGCGTCGCAGATGCCGGAGAACATCGGCGCGGCGGCCCGCGTGATGGCCAACTTCGGGCTCTCCGACCTGCGCCTGGTGAACCCGCAGAGAGGCTGGCCGCAGGAGCGGGCCTGGGCCTCGGCGTCCGGCGCCGACTGGCCGCTGAACGCGGCGCGGGTGTTCGACAGCGTGGCGGACGCCATCGCCGACCTGAAGCTGGTCTACGCCACCACGGCCCGGCCGCGGGAGCTGCGGCTGCCGGTGCACACGCCCCGCGAGGCGGCCGCGCACCTCTCGCAGGCGTCGCGGGAAGGGCAGGGCGTCGGCCTCGTGTTCGGCGGCGAGCGGGCGGGGCTGGAGACCTCCGACATCGCGCTCTGCCAGGCGGTGGTGACGGTGCCGATCGATCCGCTGTTCCGCTCGCTGAACCTCGCCCAGGCGGTCGCCATCAACGCCTACGAGTGGCGGCTGACGGTGCTCGACGCGCCGCCGGCGAACTTCCGGGAGGGCGATCCACCGGCCGACCGCGCGGCGATGATGGGCCTCTTCGAACACCTGGAGCGCGAGCTGGAGACGGCCGGCTTCTTCCATCCGCCGGAGAAGACCCCGGCCATGATCCACAACCTCCGCTCGGCCCTGTCGCGGGCCCATTTCACCGATCAGGAGGTGCGCACCCTGCGCGGCGTGGTCACCGCCCTGTCGCGGGGCCGCGGCAAGGTCCTGGAAAAGCTCGCCCGCAAAGCCGGCAAGGAGGGCGAATGA
- a CDS encoding NAD(P)H-dependent flavin oxidoreductase, giving the protein MSLAKLLDDLPIPIIQAPMLGAHDERLALAACRAGALGSFPVSSHAPEDIEPAIEALRAQAGDAPFAVNLFVLPERASASAETLDAALARLRPWYDKVGAPLPEHPNSFAPDFEGQLAALTRAAPPIASFTFGALSRAQVEALHDGGTYVLGTANTVAEARAWAQVGADGIVAQGMDAGGHRGNFLADIEESLVGALPLTAAIIAAVELPVIAAGGIMDGRGLAAVLALGAKAAQMGTAFLLSEEATSHPLWRAAIEAAPDDPTRLTRAFSGRYARGIENRFMRDMRSMERDVPAYPVQNRLTQPLRAAAAKAGDAEAMALWAGQGVKLARPGGAEEMVRRWWREAREAARLLADRTGVA; this is encoded by the coding sequence ATGAGCCTCGCCAAGCTGCTCGACGATCTGCCGATTCCGATCATCCAGGCCCCGATGCTTGGGGCGCACGACGAGCGCCTGGCCCTGGCCGCCTGCCGCGCCGGGGCGCTCGGCTCCTTCCCGGTCTCCTCCCACGCGCCGGAGGACATCGAGCCGGCGATCGAGGCTCTCCGCGCCCAGGCCGGGGATGCGCCCTTCGCCGTCAATCTGTTCGTCCTGCCCGAGCGTGCGAGCGCATCGGCGGAGACGCTCGACGCCGCCCTGGCGCGGCTCCGGCCCTGGTATGACAAGGTGGGCGCGCCCCTGCCGGAGCATCCCAACAGCTTCGCGCCCGATTTCGAGGGCCAGCTCGCAGCCCTCACCCGCGCCGCGCCGCCCATCGCCTCCTTCACCTTCGGAGCCCTGAGCCGGGCCCAGGTCGAGGCCCTGCATGACGGCGGGACCTACGTGCTCGGGACCGCCAACACCGTCGCGGAGGCGCGGGCGTGGGCGCAGGTCGGGGCCGACGGGATCGTCGCCCAGGGCATGGATGCCGGCGGGCACCGGGGCAACTTCCTCGCCGACATCGAGGAGAGCCTGGTGGGCGCCCTGCCGCTGACCGCCGCCATCATCGCCGCCGTAGAGCTGCCGGTGATCGCCGCGGGCGGGATCATGGACGGGCGGGGCCTGGCGGCCGTCCTCGCGCTCGGCGCCAAGGCCGCACAGATGGGCACGGCCTTCCTGCTCAGCGAGGAGGCCACCAGCCATCCGCTCTGGCGCGCCGCCATCGAGGCGGCGCCCGACGATCCGACCCGCCTCACTCGCGCCTTCTCGGGCCGCTACGCACGCGGCATCGAGAACCGATTCATGCGCGATATGCGTTCGATGGAGCGGGATGTGCCGGCCTATCCGGTGCAGAACCGGCTGACCCAGCCGCTGCGCGCCGCCGCCGCCAAGGCGGGCGATGCGGAGGCGATGGCGCTGTGGGCCGGCCAGGGCGTGAAGCTTGCGCGTCCGGGCGGCGCGGAAGAGATGGTCCGCCGCTGGTGGCGCGAAGCCAGGGAAGCCGCGCGGTTGCTGGCGGATCGCACCGGGGTCGCCTAA
- a CDS encoding nuclear transport factor 2 family protein: protein MGVSNRSLAAGAALLLVGSLAPMLAAPPQRTAERGVRRALIRLNELLSKRDMAILDEFTGNEDTVLVAPVAKDRARGRAQLEVHFREFFARPDTLSFAWREVEVSVHGPVAWLHAEGEAVLHGADGDTRQPYCLTGVLELHGGKWLWRLFHGSLPTA, encoded by the coding sequence ATGGGCGTTTCGAACCGATCCCTCGCCGCCGGTGCGGCCCTGCTCCTGGTGGGAAGCCTGGCGCCGATGCTGGCCGCGCCGCCGCAGCGCACCGCCGAGCGCGGCGTGCGCCGGGCGCTGATCCGGCTGAACGAGCTCTTGTCGAAGCGCGACATGGCGATCCTCGACGAGTTCACAGGCAACGAGGACACGGTGCTCGTGGCGCCGGTGGCCAAGGACCGCGCCCGCGGCCGGGCCCAGCTGGAGGTCCATTTCCGCGAGTTCTTCGCCCGCCCCGACACGCTCAGCTTCGCCTGGCGCGAGGTCGAGGTCTCGGTCCATGGACCGGTGGCCTGGCTCCACGCCGAGGGCGAGGCCGTGCTGCACGGCGCGGACGGCGACACCCGCCAGCCCTACTGCCTGACCGGCGTGCTCGAACTGCACGGCGGCAAGTGGTTGTGGCGGCTGTTCCACGGCTCGCTGCCGACCGCCTGA
- the rpsD gene encoding 30S ribosomal protein S4: MSKRHSAKYKLDRRMGENIWGRPKSPINKRAYGPGQHGQRRKSKVSDFGLQLRAKQKLKGYYGNLTEKQFSRIYEEAARRKGNTSENLIALLESRLDAVVYRAKFVPTPFAARQFVNHGHVLVNGKRVNIPSYRVKPGDVVQVRERSRNMALVLEALQSVERDHPDYITVDAKSMAATFVRAPELAEVPYPVKMEPNLVVEFYAS, translated from the coding sequence ATGTCCAAGCGCCATAGCGCCAAGTACAAGCTCGACCGCCGGATGGGCGAAAACATCTGGGGTCGCCCGAAGTCCCCGATCAACAAGCGCGCCTACGGCCCCGGCCAGCATGGCCAGCGCCGCAAGTCCAAGGTCTCCGACTTCGGCCTGCAGCTGCGCGCCAAGCAGAAGCTGAAGGGCTACTACGGCAACCTGACCGAGAAGCAGTTCAGCCGGATCTACGAAGAGGCCGCGCGCCGCAAGGGCAACACCTCCGAGAACCTGATCGCCCTGCTCGAGAGCCGCCTGGACGCGGTGGTCTACCGCGCCAAGTTCGTGCCGACCCCCTTCGCCGCCCGCCAGTTCGTCAACCACGGCCACGTGCTGGTGAACGGCAAGCGCGTCAACATCCCGTCCTACCGTGTGAAGCCGGGTGACGTGGTCCAGGTGCGCGAGCGTTCGCGCAACATGGCCCTGGTGCTCGAGGCCCTGCAGTCGGTGGAGCGTGACCACCCCGACTACATCACCGTCGACGCCAAGAGCATGGCGGCCACCTTCGTCCGCGCGCCGGAACTGGCCGAAGTGCCGTATCCGGTGAAGATGGAGCCGAACCTGGTGGTCGAGTTCTACGCGTCCTAA
- a CDS encoding calcium-binding protein: MARPIPTINGTIDDDLIYGDDAKGRPGAQIINGLAGNDTIYGDTDILARKSAGGADQIYGGDGDDTIFGDANTLSGSAHGGADLIHGDAGTDVLYGDANQLHDSAVGGGDTLSGGAGQESDLYGDADWMDGVSRGGADLLLSDDGGSEQACFLVGDAYDLWDTAQGGSDTLTATTTGTYSYVYLVGDAEYLYGRGGDDVLTAQLTDPTSHAEMVGDGDYMLSGGDDTLPGTGGNDTLTATGSGSTNMYGDAFQMDGHGGNDILNGGDGQDNLYGDGWLMYGDVTGGSDTLNGGGGADDLYGGPGDDRFVYGTGGGVDSIWDFNMGNSGVGSSTAEHDVIDLTAFATSWSGLAGKVFAYDADSNGSQESTVVLLGDTDYIVVHNVTSLTASDFVF, encoded by the coding sequence ATGGCCCGCCCGATACCCACGATCAACGGCACCATCGACGACGACCTCATCTACGGCGACGACGCCAAGGGGCGCCCCGGCGCCCAGATCATCAACGGCCTGGCCGGCAACGACACGATCTATGGCGACACCGACATCCTCGCCAGGAAGAGCGCCGGGGGCGCGGATCAGATCTATGGCGGTGACGGCGACGACACCATCTTCGGCGACGCGAACACCCTGTCGGGCAGCGCGCACGGCGGCGCCGACCTGATCCACGGCGACGCCGGCACGGACGTCCTCTACGGCGACGCCAACCAGCTGCACGACAGCGCCGTCGGGGGCGGCGACACCCTCTCGGGCGGGGCCGGCCAGGAAAGCGATCTCTACGGCGATGCCGACTGGATGGACGGCGTCAGCCGCGGCGGCGCCGACCTGCTCCTCAGCGATGACGGCGGTTCGGAGCAGGCGTGCTTCCTCGTGGGCGACGCCTACGATCTCTGGGACACCGCGCAGGGCGGCAGCGACACCCTCACCGCCACCACCACCGGCACATACAGCTACGTCTATCTCGTGGGGGACGCCGAGTACCTCTACGGGCGCGGGGGCGACGACGTCCTGACCGCCCAGCTCACCGACCCGACATCGCACGCCGAAATGGTCGGTGACGGCGACTACATGCTGAGCGGCGGCGACGACACCCTGCCAGGGACCGGCGGCAACGATACGCTCACGGCCACCGGAAGCGGATCGACCAACATGTATGGCGACGCCTTCCAGATGGATGGACATGGGGGAAATGACATCCTCAACGGCGGCGACGGCCAGGACAACCTCTATGGCGACGGCTGGCTCATGTATGGCGACGTCACCGGCGGCTCCGACACGCTGAACGGCGGAGGCGGCGCGGACGATCTCTATGGCGGACCCGGCGACGACCGGTTCGTCTACGGGACGGGCGGCGGCGTCGACTCGATCTGGGACTTCAACATGGGCAACTCGGGGGTCGGGAGCAGCACGGCCGAACACGACGTCATCGACCTCACCGCCTTTGCGACCAGCTGGAGCGGCCTCGCCGGCAAGGTCTTCGCCTACGACGCCGACTCCAACGGCTCGCAGGAGAGCACCGTCGTCCTGTTGGGCGACACAGACTACATCGTCGTCCACAACGTCACGAGCCTGACCGCCAGCGACTTCGTCTTCTAG
- a CDS encoding mechanosensitive ion channel family protein, which produces MTLQDLINGLQAHLAWAPPWTLSVAVAAVALGLVQLVYGGIVRAVRRTVGEKNIFWRSLLVRTRGPGRLALIIFALSWSVHAAPFPPSQGATIQHGLLIAFIVLVGWVVLTALDIGAAIYMRRYRVDETDNLLARKHLTQIRILRRALATLVVVLTAAMALMTIPAVRQVGVSLLAAGGAAGIIVGLALQPVLSNLIAGVQIALTQPIRIDDGVFIQNEYGRVEEINATYVVIRLWDDRRMIVPLKYFLDQPFQNWTRESADRQGGVTFLLDYRLPIGPVRERFEEVVKASPLWDGNVARLQVTDARENVVEVRGLVSAATPDQLFDLRCEVREKVLDWIRLEFPEAVHRVGVEFSPEQAEAIRSRSGPGPGDQRVQ; this is translated from the coding sequence GTGACCCTCCAAGACCTCATCAACGGCCTCCAGGCGCACCTTGCCTGGGCGCCGCCCTGGACTCTCAGCGTCGCCGTCGCGGCCGTCGCGCTGGGCCTGGTCCAGCTCGTCTATGGCGGCATCGTGCGCGCAGTGCGCCGCACCGTCGGCGAGAAGAACATCTTCTGGCGCTCGCTCCTGGTGCGCACCCGGGGCCCGGGACGCCTCGCGCTGATCATCTTCGCCCTGAGCTGGTCGGTGCACGCCGCGCCCTTCCCGCCCAGCCAGGGCGCCACCATCCAGCACGGCCTGCTGATCGCTTTCATCGTGCTGGTGGGCTGGGTGGTGCTGACCGCCCTTGACATCGGCGCGGCGATCTACATGCGGCGCTACCGCGTCGACGAGACCGACAACCTCTTGGCCCGCAAGCACCTGACGCAGATCCGCATCCTGCGCCGGGCGCTCGCGACCCTGGTGGTGGTGCTGACCGCCGCCATGGCCCTGATGACCATCCCGGCCGTGCGCCAGGTGGGCGTCAGCCTGCTGGCGGCCGGCGGGGCGGCCGGCATCATCGTCGGTCTCGCCCTGCAGCCGGTGCTGTCCAACCTCATCGCCGGGGTGCAGATCGCCCTCACCCAGCCGATCCGCATCGACGACGGCGTCTTCATCCAGAACGAGTACGGCCGGGTCGAGGAGATCAACGCCACCTATGTGGTGATCCGCCTCTGGGACGACCGGCGGATGATCGTGCCGCTGAAGTACTTCCTCGATCAACCGTTCCAGAACTGGACGCGGGAGTCGGCGGACCGGCAGGGCGGCGTGACCTTCCTGCTCGACTACCGTCTGCCGATCGGGCCGGTGCGCGAACGGTTCGAGGAGGTGGTGAAGGCCTCCCCCCTCTGGGACGGCAATGTGGCCAGGCTGCAGGTCACCGACGCCCGCGAGAACGTCGTCGAGGTCCGTGGCCTTGTCAGCGCCGCCACGCCCGACCAGCTGTTCGACCTGCGCTGCGAGGTGCGCGAGAAGGTGCTCGACTGGATCCGTCTGGAGTTTCCCGAGGCCGTCCACCGCGTCGGCGTGGAGTTCAGCCCCGAGCAGGCCGAGGCGATCCGCTCACGCTCCGGGCCCGGTCCAGGGGACCAGCGGGTTCAATAG
- a CDS encoding acyl-CoA thioesterase — protein MSRLLEPPEGRQVFETTFTPKPADIDENGHVNNVVYLDWAQQLAIAHWRSRALAQDQADFAWVALRHEVDYRRPLLPAETAQARTWVSDNTEGPRFDRFVRIDGPDGAMCAQVRTVWCLVEKATGRPKRVPRHMVEMFI, from the coding sequence TTGAGCCGTCTTCTAGAGCCGCCGGAGGGGCGTCAGGTCTTCGAGACGACCTTCACGCCCAAGCCTGCCGACATCGACGAGAATGGTCATGTGAACAACGTGGTCTATCTCGACTGGGCCCAGCAGCTGGCAATCGCCCACTGGCGCTCGCGCGCGCTGGCGCAAGACCAGGCGGACTTCGCGTGGGTGGCGCTGCGCCACGAGGTCGATTACCGCCGCCCGCTGCTGCCGGCCGAGACCGCCCAGGCGCGGACCTGGGTCTCCGACAACACCGAGGGCCCGCGCTTCGACCGCTTCGTGCGCATCGACGGGCCGGACGGCGCCATGTGCGCCCAGGTGCGCACAGTCTGGTGCCTGGTCGAGAAGGCCACGGGGCGTCCCAAGCGCGTGCCGCGCCACATGGTCGAGATGTTCATCTGA
- the grxD gene encoding Grx4 family monothiol glutaredoxin, whose amino-acid sequence MTDAATANPVHDFIRQAVTENPVVLFMKGEPDQPRCGFSGVVVQILDHLGVEYVGVDVLQSEAIREGIKSYSDWPTIPQLYVKGEFVGGADIVREMFSTGELKPFLEEQGVLAA is encoded by the coding sequence ATGACCGACGCTGCGACCGCCAACCCCGTCCACGACTTCATCCGCCAGGCCGTGACCGAGAACCCCGTCGTCCTGTTCATGAAGGGCGAGCCGGACCAGCCGCGCTGCGGCTTTTCGGGCGTGGTGGTGCAGATCCTCGACCATCTCGGCGTCGAGTACGTCGGCGTCGACGTGCTGCAGTCCGAGGCGATCCGCGAGGGGATCAAGAGCTATTCCGACTGGCCGACCATCCCGCAGCTCTATGTGAAGGGCGAGTTCGTCGGCGGCGCCGACATCGTCCGCGAGATGTTCTCGACCGGCGAACTCAAGCCGTTCCTGGAAGAGCAAGGCGTGCTGGCGGCTTGA
- a CDS encoding BolA family protein: MPMPIEALEAALREGFPDAQIEVQDLAGDGDHYKARIVSPAFKGLPRVKQHQLVYAALKGRVGGELHALALETSAPA; this comes from the coding sequence ATGCCCATGCCCATCGAAGCCCTGGAAGCCGCCCTCCGCGAAGGCTTCCCCGACGCCCAGATCGAGGTCCAGGACCTCGCCGGCGACGGCGACCACTACAAGGCCCGCATCGTCTCGCCCGCGTTCAAGGGCCTGCCGCGGGTGAAACAGCACCAGCTTGTCTATGCCGCCCTCAAGGGACGCGTCGGCGGAGAGCTGCACGCCCTCGCGCTGGAGACCTCCGCCCCCGCCTGA
- a CDS encoding LysE family translocator, translating into MNAHLLSLATLFLVTVATCAIPGPNNFMLMRLGMRRGRAVAMAAGLGTTLSCIVWCAAAALGLAALLAAAPWLYKFLRIGGGLYLLWFAIAIWRARPEGPGVESEAVGGTRFGPAFWQGFAINMTNPKSVLYFASIFSAYVGPNTPLWVHAAAVVIVVVTCQLWQVAMAFLFSARRAAAAYARAQRPLDRAAAVLMGGFGLGLLFAGE; encoded by the coding sequence ATGAACGCCCACCTCCTCTCCCTGGCCACCCTGTTCCTGGTCACCGTCGCCACCTGCGCGATCCCCGGACCGAACAACTTCATGCTGATGCGGCTCGGCATGCGGCGCGGCCGCGCCGTGGCCATGGCGGCCGGCCTGGGGACCACCCTCTCCTGCATCGTCTGGTGCGCCGCCGCGGCGCTTGGCCTGGCGGCCCTGCTCGCGGCCGCGCCCTGGCTCTACAAGTTCCTGCGCATCGGCGGCGGGCTCTACCTGCTCTGGTTCGCGATCGCCATCTGGCGCGCCCGGCCGGAAGGGCCAGGCGTCGAGAGCGAGGCGGTGGGCGGCACGCGCTTCGGGCCGGCCTTCTGGCAGGGCTTCGCGATCAACATGACCAACCCGAAGTCGGTGCTCTACTTCGCCTCGATCTTCTCGGCCTATGTGGGGCCGAACACCCCGCTCTGGGTCCACGCCGCGGCGGTGGTCATCGTGGTCGTCACCTGCCAGCTCTGGCAGGTGGCCATGGCCTTCCTGTTCTCGGCGCGCCGCGCGGCGGCCGCCTACGCCCGCGCCCAGCGCCCGCTCGACCGCGCCGCGGCGGTGCTGATGGGCGGCTTTGGCCTCGGCCTCTTGTTCGCCGGGGAATGA